One Chryseobacterium wanjuense genomic region harbors:
- a CDS encoding glycoside hydrolase family 97 protein yields the protein MKKGTLIFLSLIIFCLLSEIKAQVAEISSPDGKLKLNVFSEQGKALYSVSFQGETMLDKSPLGLITNESDFSKNLKFINSKKDVVSKKYSNKKIKKSEVEYKANTLMVSFMNADQFGLEIEFQVSDNNIAFRYEIPSMKDRFSAVVESEVTGYRFPTQTTTFLSPMMKPMTGFARTAPSYESGYKADAELGIKADYGYVFPGLFHVGSGNWILLSETGVTSLYCASHLSTTSEKNLYQVAYPNMAENNGFGSSGAALSLPGKTPWRTISIGDSLKPIVETTIPFDVLEPLYEPSQEYQFGRSTWSWILWQDASMNYDDQVKFIDLASSLQYEFILIDALWDKNIGKERMKQLVQYAKSKNVGVMLWYNSNGAANDAPMGPRNKMSNAVERKKEMKWLKETGVKGLKVDFFGGDKQETMRLYEDILSDANDFGLTIIFHGATLPRGWEVMYPNYAGSEAVLASEMLYFSEDVRKQEAFFATLHPFIRNTVGSMEFGGTFLNKFLTQSNKDKNKRHTTDGFQLATAVLFQNPVQMFAVMPNNLADAPKFQIDFMKDVPTLWDETIFIDGYPGKYSVIARRHQDTWYVAGVNAEKTVKKLKLNLLMLAGKNVELINDDKSGTTFTKQISINKKGVYEIEIQPNGGFVLKN from the coding sequence ATGAAAAAAGGAACACTTATATTTCTATCATTAATAATTTTCTGTCTTTTATCAGAAATTAAAGCTCAAGTTGCTGAAATTTCCAGTCCGGATGGCAAATTGAAGCTGAATGTATTTTCAGAACAAGGAAAAGCATTATACTCTGTAAGTTTTCAGGGAGAAACAATGCTCGACAAGTCTCCGTTGGGGTTGATCACCAATGAATCTGATTTTTCTAAAAATTTAAAATTCATCAACAGCAAAAAAGATGTTGTTTCTAAAAAATACAGCAACAAAAAAATAAAAAAATCTGAAGTTGAGTATAAAGCCAATACTTTGATGGTCAGCTTTATGAATGCAGATCAGTTCGGTCTTGAAATTGAGTTTCAGGTTAGCGATAATAATATTGCTTTCCGTTATGAGATTCCGTCAATGAAAGACCGTTTCAGTGCGGTGGTAGAGTCGGAAGTTACCGGATATAGATTCCCGACACAGACTACGACATTTCTCTCACCGATGATGAAGCCGATGACCGGTTTCGCCCGAACAGCGCCAAGCTACGAAAGCGGATACAAAGCGGATGCGGAATTGGGAATTAAAGCCGATTACGGTTACGTTTTCCCCGGACTTTTCCATGTCGGAAGCGGTAACTGGATTTTGCTTTCGGAGACTGGCGTGACGAGTTTGTACTGCGCTTCACATCTCAGCACTACTTCAGAAAAGAATCTTTATCAGGTAGCCTATCCAAATATGGCGGAAAACAACGGTTTCGGAAGTTCCGGAGCAGCACTTTCTTTGCCCGGAAAAACACCGTGGAGAACCATTAGCATTGGAGATTCGTTGAAACCGATCGTGGAAACTACGATTCCTTTTGATGTGCTGGAACCGCTTTACGAGCCTTCGCAGGAATATCAGTTTGGGCGTTCTACCTGGAGCTGGATATTATGGCAGGATGCAAGTATGAACTATGATGATCAGGTGAAATTCATAGATCTTGCTTCTTCTTTACAATATGAATTTATTTTGATCGATGCACTTTGGGATAAAAATATAGGGAAAGAGCGGATGAAACAACTCGTTCAGTATGCGAAATCCAAAAATGTGGGTGTTATGCTTTGGTACAATTCCAACGGAGCTGCCAACGATGCACCGATGGGACCAAGAAACAAAATGAGCAATGCCGTAGAAAGGAAAAAAGAAATGAAATGGCTAAAGGAAACTGGCGTAAAAGGCCTGAAAGTCGATTTCTTCGGCGGAGACAAACAGGAAACCATGCGTCTGTACGAAGATATTTTGTCTGATGCTAATGATTTCGGATTAACGATTATTTTCCATGGCGCCACTTTACCGCGAGGCTGGGAAGTGATGTACCCGAATTATGCGGGAAGTGAAGCCGTTTTAGCTTCGGAAATGCTCTATTTCTCAGAAGATGTCCGTAAGCAGGAAGCGTTCTTTGCAACCTTACATCCGTTTATCAGGAATACGGTCGGAAGTATGGAATTTGGCGGCACTTTTCTCAATAAATTTTTAACCCAATCAAACAAGGATAAAAATAAAAGACATACAACAGACGGATTTCAGTTGGCTACTGCCGTGTTATTTCAAAATCCCGTTCAGATGTTTGCAGTAATGCCGAATAACCTGGCCGATGCTCCAAAATTTCAGATTGATTTTATGAAAGATGTTCCGACACTTTGGGATGAGACGATTTTTATCGACGGCTATCCGGGGAAATATTCGGTCATTGCAAGAAGGCATCAGGATACATGGTATGTTGCCGGGGTGAATGCAGAAAAAACGGTTAAGAAACTTAAACTCAATCTCCTGATGTTAGCAGGCAAAAATGTCGAACTTATTAATGATGATAAATCCGGAACCACATTTACAAAACAGATTTCTATCAATAAAAAAGGAGTATACGAAATTGAAATTCAGCCGAATGGCGGTTTTGTGTTGAAGAATTAA
- a CDS encoding glycoside hydrolase family 43 protein — MKNNTIKCIISSLLIGCTGILTAQNPIIQTAYTADPAPMVYNDRLYVYTTHDEDDSTWFTMNNWKVFSTNDMVNWTDHGIILSYNDFDWAKRDAWAAQCIERNGKFFMYVPMISKTNNKGAIGVAVADSPFGPFHDPLGKPLVQSEWGDIDPTVFIDDNGQAHMYWGNPKLKYVKLNENMISYSGDIVEVPMTEESFGKREGNPERPTKYEEGPWLYKRKNLYYLFWPGGPLPEFIGYSTSKSPQGPWKYGGIIMPAEGKSFTNHPGVIDFRGKTYFFYHNGALPGGSGFTRSVSVQELNFNKDGSISPFKMTNGITDAIGTINPYSFNQAEMIAWSENIKSYQNKTAGVFIKAKKNGAYTSVKNVDFGKDGASSFSARVGTTHNSGVTMDVHLDGLNGPVAATIKVPLTGGDDRFETVTTNLSNKITGIHNLYFVCNGKAEKDIMFFDYWMFSK; from the coding sequence ATGAAGAATAATACCATAAAATGTATAATAAGTAGCTTATTGATAGGCTGCACAGGAATTTTAACTGCCCAAAATCCCATTATTCAGACCGCTTATACCGCAGATCCGGCTCCGATGGTGTATAACGATCGTTTATATGTCTATACAACGCACGATGAAGATGATTCTACATGGTTTACCATGAACAACTGGAAGGTATTTTCTACTAATGATATGGTCAACTGGACAGACCACGGCATTATTCTTTCCTACAACGATTTTGATTGGGCAAAACGTGATGCATGGGCAGCACAGTGCATCGAAAGAAACGGAAAGTTTTTTATGTACGTACCGATGATTTCTAAAACCAATAACAAAGGCGCAATTGGAGTTGCTGTTGCTGACAGTCCCTTTGGTCCGTTTCATGATCCGTTGGGAAAGCCATTGGTTCAGAGCGAATGGGGTGATATCGATCCTACGGTTTTTATTGATGACAATGGTCAGGCGCATATGTACTGGGGAAATCCCAAGCTTAAATATGTAAAATTAAATGAAAATATGATTTCCTATTCCGGCGATATTGTTGAAGTTCCGATGACCGAAGAATCTTTCGGTAAAAGAGAAGGAAATCCTGAAAGACCCACCAAATATGAAGAAGGTCCGTGGCTGTACAAACGCAAAAATTTATATTATCTTTTCTGGCCGGGCGGTCCGCTTCCCGAGTTTATCGGCTATTCTACGAGCAAAAGTCCACAAGGTCCTTGGAAATACGGCGGAATCATAATGCCTGCGGAAGGAAAATCCTTTACCAATCATCCCGGAGTTATTGATTTCAGAGGAAAAACATATTTCTTCTACCACAACGGTGCATTGCCGGGCGGAAGTGGATTTACAAGATCAGTAAGCGTTCAGGAGCTTAATTTTAATAAAGATGGTTCTATTTCACCTTTTAAAATGACCAACGGTATTACGGATGCCATTGGAACCATTAATCCTTATTCATTCAATCAGGCGGAAATGATAGCCTGGTCAGAGAATATAAAATCTTATCAGAATAAAACAGCGGGAGTTTTCATTAAAGCAAAGAAAAATGGCGCTTACACCAGTGTAAAGAATGTTGATTTTGGAAAAGATGGCGCATCATCTTTTTCTGCCCGTGTTGGAACTACACATAACAGCGGTGTCACAATGGATGTTCATCTAGACGGTTTAAACGGACCGGTTGCCGCCACCATAAAAGTTCCTCTTACCGGTGGAGATGATCGATTTGAAACAGTTACGACTAATCTATCCAACAAAATTACAGGCATTCACAATCTTTATTTCGTGTGTAATGGTAAAGCGGAAAAAGATATCATGTTTTTCGATTATTGGATGTTTTCAAAATAA
- a CDS encoding glycoside hydrolase family 43 protein, whose amino-acid sequence MLKKTVLKYTLNIGLLVTGLLLSAQNPIIQTKFTADPAPMVYRDTVFLYTSHDEDDAFGFKMKNWLLYTSTDMVNWTDHGIVASLKDFKWTDPENGAWAPQVIERNGKFYMYCPMPGQRGIGVLVADSPYGPFKDPIGKPLVKNSSDDIDPTVLIDDDGQAYLYWGNPNLWYVKLNKDMISVDGSIVKDPSIAKVKGSPDPFHYQEGPWAWKRNGNYYMAYASTCCPEGIGYAMGKSATGPWEYKGMIMDSDKRSNGNHPGIIDYKGKSYVFGFHYNLGKQTISKHYERRSVCVSEMIYNADGTIQKLPFWNPEGVKRIAVLNPYHRVEAETIAYSEGVKTEEMTEWERNNPYDTGKKITDRIVVSSINNGDYTKVQGVDFSKGTNLLEISVASINGGTIEIHTDAVDGALLGTVQVTGKGEGDLFKTIKSPVKNIKGIHDLYFVFKGNKDLFYFDWWKFSSN is encoded by the coding sequence ATGCTTAAGAAAACAGTTTTAAAATATACTTTAAATATAGGATTACTGGTTACAGGATTATTGTTATCTGCCCAAAATCCTATCATTCAAACCAAATTCACGGCCGACCCTGCTCCAATGGTTTACAGGGATACCGTTTTCCTCTACACGAGCCACGACGAAGATGATGCGTTCGGATTTAAAATGAAAAACTGGCTGCTGTACACCTCAACCGATATGGTCAACTGGACTGATCACGGTATTGTGGCTTCCCTAAAGGATTTCAAGTGGACTGATCCCGAAAATGGAGCCTGGGCGCCTCAGGTTATAGAAAGAAACGGCAAGTTTTATATGTATTGTCCGATGCCCGGGCAGAGAGGAATCGGGGTTTTGGTAGCAGACAGCCCTTATGGACCTTTTAAAGATCCTATTGGCAAACCGTTGGTGAAAAATTCCAGTGACGATATCGATCCTACGGTTCTCATTGATGATGATGGACAGGCTTATCTGTATTGGGGAAACCCTAATTTATGGTATGTAAAGCTCAATAAAGATATGATTTCTGTTGACGGGTCTATTGTAAAAGATCCATCGATTGCCAAAGTGAAAGGTTCTCCCGATCCTTTTCATTATCAGGAAGGTCCCTGGGCATGGAAACGAAACGGAAATTATTATATGGCGTATGCCTCAACGTGCTGTCCGGAAGGAATCGGGTATGCAATGGGCAAATCGGCAACTGGGCCGTGGGAATACAAAGGAATGATAATGGACAGCGACAAACGTTCCAACGGAAATCATCCCGGAATTATTGATTATAAAGGAAAATCTTATGTTTTCGGTTTCCATTACAATTTAGGGAAACAAACAATCAGCAAGCACTATGAACGCCGCTCTGTCTGTGTGAGCGAAATGATTTACAATGCAGATGGCACCATTCAAAAATTGCCTTTTTGGAATCCTGAAGGCGTAAAAAGAATTGCAGTTTTAAATCCATATCATAGGGTTGAAGCGGAAACCATTGCTTACAGTGAAGGTGTAAAAACAGAAGAAATGACCGAATGGGAAAGAAATAACCCTTACGATACCGGTAAAAAAATTACCGACCGAATCGTAGTTTCATCGATTAACAATGGAGATTATACCAAAGTTCAGGGTGTTGATTTTTCCAAAGGAACGAATCTCCTGGAAATATCGGTTGCCTCAATCAACGGGGGAACTATAGAAATTCATACCGATGCTGTAGATGGAGCGTTATTAGGAACTGTTCAGGTAACGGGAAAAGGCGAAGGTGACCTCTTCAAAACGATTAAATCTCCAGTGAAAAATATAAAAGGCATTCACGATTTGTACTTTGTATTCAAAGGAAACAAAGACCTTTTCTATTTCGACTGGTGGAAATTTAGCTCAAATTAA
- a CDS encoding glycoside hydrolase family 31 protein — protein MITRMNVKKIKAYIITVTLVSMMNQNINAQSYKKTDTGLSFSASTMNVEVKFYGPHTVRVIKYPTGKSFIKNSLSVIKEEQKTKFSVTENKEILSIKTNDLQISVNIKNGEIAYATISGKQLLKEKGSDIKPFDDAGNPTYSVTQSFQLEKDEPIYGLGILQNGKLSQRNQDIRMVQNNTWDFVPFFQSVKGYGIFWDNVSPTQFTDTIQKTSFSSEVGEGVDYYFMYGGNADGVVALMRNLTGNVPMFPLWTYGFWQSKERYKSQTEIVDVVKKYRDSKVPLDGIIQDWQYWGNNYQWNAMDFISPDFPDAKKMINDIHGMNAHLSVSIWSSFGPMTNPYREMDKKGMLFNFKTWPESGREVWPPDMNYPSGVRVYDAYNPEARDIYWKYLNKGVFSLGVDSWWMDSTEPDHLSQKPEDLNTKTYLGSFRKVRNAYPLMAVGGVYDHQRATTSDKRVFILTRSAFAGQQRYGANTWSGDVNSSWESLRNQVPAGLNFTLTGNPNFNSDIGGFFAGTYKKGWNESSGSKNPMFQELYVRWLQYGTFTPMMRSHGTDVPREIYQFGKKGDVVYDAIEKFIRLRYSMLPYIYSVSWDVSKNQSSFMRPLAMDFSSDKKVWDINNEYMFGKAFLVAPVLKAQYTPEKIVKTDENEGWNKKDEIKKENSVSNIDFTENKTVKVYLPSGTVWYDYWTDVKYNGGQEIEKTVNIQSMPLYVKGGSIIPFGPDVQYATEKKWDNLILKVYPGSDGDFVLYEDEFDNYNYEKGDYTEIPMYWNDKSHTLTIEARKGKYKGMIDKRNFAIVLPNGQQKTVDYSGKSMKVVMK, from the coding sequence ATGATAACGAGAATGAATGTTAAGAAAATAAAAGCATACATCATCACGGTCACATTAGTGTCTATGATGAACCAGAATATCAATGCGCAGTCATACAAAAAAACGGACACAGGATTAAGTTTTTCTGCGTCTACTATGAATGTGGAAGTGAAGTTTTATGGTCCTCACACAGTACGGGTTATCAAATATCCTACGGGAAAATCTTTTATTAAAAACAGCCTTTCTGTCATCAAGGAGGAGCAGAAAACAAAATTCTCTGTTACAGAAAATAAAGAAATTTTATCAATAAAAACAAATGATTTACAAATATCTGTTAATATAAAAAACGGGGAAATAGCTTATGCCACAATATCAGGAAAACAGCTTCTGAAAGAAAAAGGAAGTGATATTAAACCTTTTGATGATGCAGGAAATCCCACTTATTCTGTAACACAGTCTTTTCAGTTGGAAAAAGACGAACCGATTTATGGTTTGGGTATTCTTCAAAACGGAAAATTATCCCAACGTAATCAGGACATCAGGATGGTGCAGAACAATACCTGGGATTTTGTGCCTTTTTTTCAGTCTGTGAAAGGGTATGGTATTTTCTGGGACAATGTGTCTCCGACTCAGTTTACCGATACTATTCAGAAAACTTCATTTTCTTCTGAAGTGGGAGAAGGGGTGGATTATTATTTTATGTACGGAGGAAATGCTGACGGCGTGGTTGCTTTAATGCGCAACCTTACCGGAAATGTCCCGATGTTTCCATTATGGACGTATGGTTTCTGGCAAAGCAAAGAACGCTATAAAAGTCAGACTGAGATTGTGGATGTTGTAAAAAAATACCGTGATTCGAAAGTTCCTTTAGACGGAATTATTCAGGACTGGCAGTATTGGGGAAATAATTATCAGTGGAATGCGATGGATTTTATAAGTCCGGATTTTCCTGATGCCAAAAAAATGATTAATGACATCCACGGAATGAATGCGCATTTGTCTGTTTCCATCTGGTCGTCATTCGGGCCGATGACCAATCCTTACCGTGAAATGGATAAAAAAGGAATGCTTTTTAATTTTAAAACCTGGCCGGAATCCGGCAGAGAGGTCTGGCCTCCCGATATGAATTACCCATCCGGAGTTCGGGTTTATGATGCCTACAATCCGGAAGCCAGAGATATTTACTGGAAATATCTGAACAAAGGGGTTTTCAGTCTCGGAGTAGACAGCTGGTGGATGGATTCTACAGAACCTGACCATCTTAGCCAAAAACCGGAAGATTTAAACACAAAAACATATTTAGGATCATTCAGAAAGGTAAGAAATGCTTATCCATTAATGGCTGTTGGTGGTGTATATGATCATCAGCGGGCAACAACGAGTGACAAAAGAGTATTTATTCTCACAAGATCGGCATTCGCGGGTCAGCAGAGATATGGTGCGAATACATGGTCCGGAGATGTTAATTCTTCATGGGAATCTTTACGCAACCAAGTTCCGGCAGGTCTGAATTTTACCCTCACCGGAAATCCTAATTTCAATTCGGACATCGGCGGATTTTTCGCAGGAACATATAAAAAAGGCTGGAATGAAAGTTCAGGGTCAAAAAATCCGATGTTTCAGGAGCTATATGTACGCTGGCTGCAATACGGAACCTTTACCCCGATGATGCGTTCGCATGGAACTGATGTACCAAGAGAAATTTATCAGTTCGGGAAAAAAGGAGATGTTGTGTATGATGCGATAGAAAAATTCATCAGACTGCGTTACAGTATGCTGCCTTATATCTATTCCGTCTCATGGGATGTTTCCAAAAATCAGTCGAGTTTTATGCGGCCGCTTGCAATGGATTTTTCCTCAGACAAAAAAGTTTGGGATATCAATAATGAATATATGTTCGGAAAAGCATTTTTAGTTGCACCGGTTCTGAAGGCTCAATACACTCCTGAAAAAATAGTAAAAACCGATGAAAATGAAGGCTGGAATAAAAAAGATGAAATAAAAAAAGAGAATTCGGTTTCCAATATAGATTTTACTGAAAATAAAACCGTCAAAGTCTATCTGCCGTCCGGAACCGTATGGTACGACTACTGGACCGATGTAAAATACAACGGGGGGCAGGAAATTGAAAAAACAGTTAATATTCAAAGTATGCCTTTGTATGTAAAAGGCGGAAGTATCATCCCTTTCGGTCCCGATGTTCAATATGCTACTGAGAAAAAATGGGATAATTTAATCTTGAAAGTCTATCCGGGTTCAGATGGTGATTTTGTCTTGTATGAAGATGAATTCGACAATTACAATTACGAAAAAGGAGATTACACCGAAATACCAATGTATTGGAACGACAAATCACATACACTTACCATTGAAGCCCGAAAAGGAAAATATAAGGGAATGATTGACAAAAGAAATTTTGCGATTGTCCTTCCAAATGGTCAGCAGAAAACAGTGGATTATTCGGGTAAAAGTATGAAAGTAGTGATGAAATAA
- a CDS encoding alpha/beta hydrolase: protein MRNSVIFTLGLILSGIGISAQTFDKKAPQGFDVEKKEIPHGKIDTVTYESKTVGTQRKALIYTPPGFKKGTQYPVLYLLHGIGGDEKEWFRNGTPQIILDNLYAQGKLTPMLVVLPNGRAMKDDRATGDIMAKDKVEAFATFEKDLLSDLIPFIEKKYPVKKDRENRAIAGLSMGGGQSLNFGLGNIDKFAWVGGFSSAPNTKEPQQLLPNPAKAKELKLLWISCGDQDRLMSFSKRTSDYLTENNIPHIFYVEPGGHDFKVWKNDLYLFSQLLFKNIDQQQISVQLRSE from the coding sequence ATGAGAAATTCTGTCATATTTACATTAGGTTTAATCTTGTCAGGAATAGGTATTTCTGCACAAACTTTTGATAAAAAAGCTCCGCAAGGTTTTGATGTTGAAAAGAAAGAAATTCCCCATGGTAAAATTGATACCGTAACATACGAATCAAAAACGGTAGGAACCCAAAGAAAAGCTCTGATCTATACACCGCCGGGCTTCAAAAAAGGAACTCAATATCCGGTTTTGTACCTGCTTCACGGCATTGGCGGAGACGAAAAAGAATGGTTCAGGAACGGAACACCCCAAATTATTCTCGACAATCTTTACGCTCAGGGAAAATTAACTCCGATGCTTGTCGTTTTACCCAATGGAAGGGCGATGAAAGACGACAGGGCGACGGGTGATATTATGGCAAAAGATAAAGTGGAAGCTTTCGCGACTTTTGAAAAAGATTTGCTGAGTGATCTTATCCCTTTTATTGAAAAAAAATATCCTGTAAAAAAAGACAGGGAAAACAGAGCGATTGCCGGATTGTCTATGGGCGGGGGCCAATCCCTGAATTTTGGATTGGGAAATATCGACAAATTTGCCTGGGTCGGTGGTTTTTCTTCCGCTCCCAATACCAAAGAACCTCAACAGCTTCTTCCAAATCCAGCCAAAGCTAAAGAATTAAAACTCCTTTGGATTTCCTGCGGAGATCAGGACAGACTGATGTCTTTCAGCAAAAGGACAAGTGATTATCTCACAGAAAATAATATTCCTCACATTTTTTATGTAGAACCGGGCGGTCACGACTTCAAAGTCTGGAAGAATGATCTGTACCTGTTTTCTCAATTGCTTTTTAAGAATATCGACCAGCAGCAAATTTCTGTTCAGCTAAGGTCTGAATAA
- a CDS encoding glycoside hydrolase family 43 protein yields MNIKKSFYIVSFYGFIGLNLLSAQINPSQKQQTTAFTNPIIWADAPDLSVTRSGDDFYLISTTMHLMPGAPVMHSKDLVHWEMSSYVFNTLNDNSKYDLLNGTVYGRGQWASSIRYHEGKYYVLFSPNDEPFKSYFYVTDNPETGKWKLITRTRHFHDASLFFDDDDKVYVFTSNKVFELSSDFKEVIGNPEGTVVFQKDSTETGLLEGNQIIKRNGKYYMMMISWPKGEKRRQEVYRADKVTGPYEKKVILEDNFLGFSYAGQGALIDDKNGNWYSLIFQDRGGVGRVPILIPVQWENDWPVLGDNGKIPLHGEVPLPPFKPKNNIVESDEFSDKKLKIQWQWNHNPVNEAWSLSERKGFMRLKTSRVVDNMYAAPNTLTQRMTGPKSSAVVALDVKGMKDGDIAGFSAFNGDSGLLSVVKEGSQKFLTFSTNEVSLDNKTKAILGVKKEEKKRFPLTLDTVYLRIEADFNLGKDLADFSYSTDQKNWTVIEKGYKMIFDYRRLFMGSKFAIFNYATKSRGGFVDVDFFRISDSSTGK; encoded by the coding sequence TTGAACATTAAAAAATCATTTTATATAGTTTCTTTTTACGGATTTATCGGGCTGAATCTCCTTTCAGCCCAGATAAATCCTTCTCAGAAACAGCAGACAACAGCATTTACCAATCCCATTATTTGGGCAGATGCCCCGGATTTGTCGGTGACGAGAAGCGGTGATGATTTTTATCTCATAAGCACCACAATGCACCTGATGCCGGGAGCTCCGGTAATGCATTCCAAAGATCTTGTACATTGGGAAATGTCAAGTTATGTTTTCAATACACTTAATGACAATTCCAAATATGATTTGCTTAACGGTACGGTCTACGGTCGCGGACAATGGGCATCTTCCATCCGCTACCATGAAGGGAAATATTACGTTTTATTTTCGCCGAATGATGAGCCTTTCAAATCGTATTTTTATGTAACAGACAACCCTGAAACGGGCAAATGGAAGCTGATCACCAGAACCAGACATTTTCACGATGCTTCTTTGTTTTTTGATGATGATGACAAGGTGTATGTTTTCACTTCCAATAAAGTTTTTGAATTAAGTTCAGATTTTAAAGAAGTCATCGGAAATCCTGAAGGAACTGTAGTTTTTCAGAAAGATTCTACGGAAACCGGACTTTTAGAAGGCAATCAGATTATTAAAAGAAACGGAAAATATTATATGATGATGATTTCCTGGCCTAAAGGTGAAAAACGCCGCCAGGAAGTATACAGAGCAGATAAAGTGACTGGTCCTTATGAGAAAAAAGTTATTCTTGAAGACAACTTTTTAGGATTTTCTTATGCCGGACAAGGGGCTTTAATTGATGATAAAAACGGCAACTGGTATTCGCTTATTTTTCAGGATAGAGGCGGAGTGGGACGTGTTCCGATTTTGATTCCCGTACAATGGGAAAACGATTGGCCGGTTTTGGGAGATAACGGGAAAATCCCTTTGCATGGTGAAGTTCCGCTTCCTCCGTTTAAGCCTAAAAATAATATCGTAGAAAGTGACGAATTTTCAGATAAAAAATTGAAAATCCAGTGGCAATGGAACCATAATCCTGTAAACGAAGCCTGGTCTTTATCTGAAAGAAAAGGTTTTATGAGATTGAAAACGAGTCGGGTAGTGGATAATATGTACGCTGCTCCGAATACTTTAACGCAAAGAATGACCGGCCCGAAATCAAGTGCTGTTGTTGCTTTGGATGTAAAAGGAATGAAAGACGGTGATATTGCAGGTTTCAGCGCGTTCAACGGTGATTCGGGGTTGCTGTCTGTTGTAAAAGAAGGCAGTCAGAAATTTCTTACGTTTTCTACCAATGAAGTGAGTCTTGATAATAAAACAAAAGCTATTTTGGGGGTAAAAAAAGAAGAAAAAAAGCGTTTTCCTCTCACTTTAGACACAGTTTATCTTCGTATTGAAGCCGATTTTAACCTTGGAAAAGATCTGGCGGATTTTTCTTACAGCACCGACCAAAAAAACTGGACTGTCATCGAGAAGGGCTATAAAATGATTTTCGATTACAGAAGGTTGTTTATGGGATCTAAATTTGCGATTTTTAATTACGCCACAAAAAGTAGAGGAGGTTTTGTAGATGTTGATTTTTTCAGAATATCGGATTCCTCAACTGGAAAATAA